One window of Candidatus Mycobacterium wuenschmannii genomic DNA carries:
- a CDS encoding helix-turn-helix transcriptional regulator, whose protein sequence is MDPWEFGRAVRGWRDRVTPSAVGIPVGTRRRATGLRREELAGLAGISVDYLTRLEQGRATSPSVQVVEALARALRVSDAERDLLFRLAGHATPGLDAVSSRITPSVQRMLDRLAGVPVAVYDATWTLIVANAPYDALMGPTTSWQGIERNSVWRHLVGPGSRAMNTPQQKREFEAGLVADLRLTAARYPNDPRLRQLIREIAGQSPRFEELWESGAPVPHQDVGRHKVIDHPDVGHITLDCDTLVVAANDLRIMIYTAEPDTEDAEKLALAIILGTQSLVD, encoded by the coding sequence ATGGATCCGTGGGAATTCGGGCGGGCGGTGCGCGGGTGGCGTGATCGCGTGACGCCGTCCGCGGTCGGCATCCCGGTCGGCACGCGGCGGCGCGCGACCGGCCTGCGCCGCGAGGAACTGGCCGGGTTGGCCGGAATTTCGGTCGACTACCTGACCCGCCTCGAGCAGGGCCGGGCCACCTCACCGTCGGTCCAGGTCGTCGAGGCGCTGGCCCGCGCGTTGCGGGTGTCCGACGCCGAGCGCGACCTGCTGTTCCGACTAGCCGGCCATGCGACGCCCGGGCTCGACGCGGTTTCCTCGCGCATCACGCCCAGCGTGCAGCGAATGCTCGATCGGCTCGCCGGAGTCCCCGTCGCCGTCTACGACGCCACCTGGACGCTGATCGTCGCCAATGCGCCCTACGACGCGCTGATGGGTCCAACCACGAGTTGGCAGGGCATCGAACGCAACAGCGTGTGGCGGCATCTCGTCGGGCCGGGCAGCCGCGCAATGAACACCCCGCAGCAGAAGCGCGAGTTCGAGGCCGGCCTGGTCGCCGACCTTCGCCTGACCGCGGCCCGCTACCCGAACGACCCGCGGCTCAGACAGCTGATCCGCGAGATCGCTGGCCAGAGCCCACGATTCGAAGAGCTCTGGGAGTCCGGCGCTCCCGTGCCGCACCAGGACGTCGGTCGACACAAGGTCATCGACCATCCCGACGTCGGGCATATCACGCTGGACTGCGACACCCTCGTCGTCGCCGCCAACGATCTGCGCATCATGATCTATACGGCCGAACCCGACACCGAGGACGCCGAAAAATTAGCGCTGGCAATCATTCTCGGCACGCAGTCGCTGGTCGACTAG
- a CDS encoding flavin-containing monooxygenase, protein MAAPGGTPRVGVIGAGPGGIAMGIQLAEGGYDFTIFERGDGFGGTWRNNTYPGAACDVPSHFYSFSFALNPYWSKTYANQPEILAYLEQVADQNGLGKHLRANTIVSAVHWSDADSAWTIETDEGERHVVDVVVSAVGMLDVPNIPAIPGRERFSGRVFHSSQWDHSTSTAGERVASIGTGASAVQYVPAIAADTAHLTVFQRTPIWVAPRFDDPFTPEQQALFASDPAEALKVRDAAFQQYEVADFDVESDMTKMLTDMSHGYLMKKVQDPELRSKLLPDYPVGCKRPLQSKTWFPVFALPNVTLETSPIVEFTAHGLRTADGVEHPVDTVIFGTGFKAADYLSSLEVYGRGGRRLHDEWSDGAEAYLGTAIPGYPNLFTLYGPNTNGITSMIYILEAQAEFVRRLLDTMSREEIAAVDVKRGPHDEFNAEIQVALDTTVWAANCSNYFRHPSGKMVTQYPYSGAAFAQRLAAVDLDVFDTYAKAGEA, encoded by the coding sequence ATGGCCGCGCCGGGTGGGACGCCGCGGGTCGGCGTGATCGGCGCCGGTCCCGGTGGCATCGCGATGGGCATTCAGCTGGCCGAAGGCGGCTACGACTTCACCATCTTCGAACGGGGCGACGGCTTCGGTGGAACGTGGCGCAACAACACCTACCCGGGCGCGGCGTGCGATGTGCCGTCGCACTTCTACTCGTTCTCGTTCGCGCTGAATCCGTACTGGAGCAAGACCTACGCGAACCAGCCCGAGATCCTCGCCTACCTGGAGCAGGTCGCAGACCAGAACGGCCTCGGCAAGCACCTGCGGGCCAACACCATCGTCAGCGCGGTGCACTGGTCGGACGCCGACTCGGCGTGGACGATCGAGACGGACGAGGGAGAGCGGCACGTCGTCGACGTCGTCGTCAGCGCCGTCGGCATGCTCGACGTGCCGAACATCCCCGCCATTCCAGGTCGGGAACGATTCTCCGGCAGGGTTTTTCACTCGTCGCAATGGGACCACTCGACGTCGACCGCGGGGGAGCGCGTCGCGTCGATCGGGACGGGTGCCAGCGCCGTGCAGTACGTCCCCGCGATCGCCGCGGACACTGCGCACCTGACCGTCTTCCAGCGCACGCCGATCTGGGTTGCGCCGCGGTTCGACGATCCGTTCACCCCGGAACAGCAGGCGCTGTTCGCCAGCGATCCGGCCGAAGCGCTCAAGGTCCGAGACGCGGCCTTCCAGCAGTACGAGGTGGCCGACTTCGACGTCGAGTCCGACATGACCAAGATGCTGACCGACATGTCCCACGGCTACCTGATGAAGAAGGTCCAGGATCCCGAGCTGCGGTCGAAGTTGTTGCCCGACTACCCCGTTGGCTGCAAGCGGCCGCTGCAGTCCAAGACCTGGTTTCCGGTGTTCGCGCTGCCGAATGTCACGCTGGAGACCTCGCCGATCGTTGAGTTCACCGCACACGGGCTGCGCACGGCCGACGGCGTCGAGCATCCGGTCGACACCGTGATCTTCGGAACCGGCTTCAAGGCTGCGGATTACCTGAGCAGCCTGGAGGTGTACGGCCGCGGCGGCCGGCGGCTGCACGACGAGTGGTCCGACGGTGCCGAGGCCTACCTGGGCACCGCAATACCGGGCTACCCCAACCTGTTCACGCTGTACGGACCGAACACCAACGGGATCACCTCGATGATCTACATCCTGGAAGCGCAAGCCGAATTCGTGCGCCGGCTGCTCGACACCATGAGCCGGGAGGAGATCGCCGCGGTGGACGTCAAACGCGGTCCGCATGACGAGTTCAACGCCGAGATCCAGGTGGCGCTCGACACCACCGTGTGGGCGGCCAACTGCAGCAACTACTTTCGCCATCCCAGCGGCAAGATGGTGACTCAATATCCGTACAGCGGCGCGGCCTTCGCGCAGCGGCTCGCGGCCGTGGATCTCGACGTGTTCGATACCTACGCAAAGGCTGGTGAAGCATGA
- a CDS encoding ferritin-like domain-containing protein produces MAIDMDQMLAKIKDRQWALADIDWDAPGAEMITDEQRPQLKAFMADLCWIENIGARGFAALAKKAPTPTIGEIYRYFHAEEQRHANAELALMKRWGMLEDGEVPEPNVNIRLAIDWLDRWADDMPLSLLGTVIPMLEVALDGALLKFLLDEVSDPVCHQVFEKINNDESRHLVVDFEVLDLIGHAKVRRMLIDFVGRNATPGLIIGAVMGAPLINRIANEISAMGMEPERLYKAVKRFKELGDRGAHTNRVPTYRFLRRYAGVVTNPRHPYHLLANSMVWLSDRYPRPLLPSVPSWVREVTHEPAA; encoded by the coding sequence ATGGCTATCGACATGGATCAGATGCTGGCCAAGATCAAGGACCGGCAGTGGGCCCTGGCCGATATCGACTGGGACGCACCGGGTGCGGAGATGATCACCGACGAGCAGCGACCGCAGCTCAAGGCGTTCATGGCCGACCTGTGCTGGATCGAGAACATCGGCGCCCGCGGCTTCGCGGCGCTGGCGAAGAAGGCGCCCACGCCGACCATCGGTGAGATCTACCGCTACTTCCACGCCGAAGAGCAGCGCCACGCCAATGCCGAACTGGCGCTGATGAAGCGCTGGGGCATGCTCGAGGACGGCGAGGTTCCCGAGCCCAACGTCAACATCCGGCTGGCCATCGACTGGCTGGACCGCTGGGCCGACGACATGCCTCTGTCGCTGTTGGGCACCGTGATTCCGATGCTCGAGGTCGCACTGGACGGTGCACTGCTCAAATTCCTGCTCGACGAGGTCAGCGACCCGGTCTGTCACCAGGTGTTCGAGAAGATCAACAACGACGAATCACGGCACCTGGTCGTAGATTTCGAGGTCCTCGATTTGATCGGTCACGCGAAGGTCCGCCGGATGCTGATCGACTTCGTCGGCCGCAACGCCACGCCGGGTCTGATCATCGGTGCCGTCATGGGCGCACCGCTGATCAACCGGATCGCCAACGAGATCAGCGCGATGGGTATGGAACCCGAGCGGCTGTACAAGGCGGTCAAGCGATTCAAGGAACTCGGCGACCGCGGCGCGCACACCAACCGCGTGCCGACGTACCGGTTCCTGCGGCGCTACGCGGGTGTCGTCACCAACCCCCGCCACCCGTACCATTTGCTGGCCAATTCGATGGTCTGGCTGTCCGACCGGTACCCGCGCCCGCTGCTGCCCTCGGTGCCCAGCTGGGTTCGCGAAGTCACCCACGAGCCGGCGGCATGA
- a CDS encoding alpha/beta hydrolase, whose amino-acid sequence MTESMPTRGSLRSRSAALVSMATLRQVSAVLPPERAWGLWASRRIIAGIMDAFGPSLAGTHIEHIDVHHDGRRVVGEWVRAPGVSTRRGAIYFVHGSGFALCSPRTHRRLTAWLSRLTGLPVFTIDYRLAPRYRFPTAADDVRAGWDWLTAQVPAESVVIAGDSAGGHLSVDLLLQPDVAARGPAALVLFSPLIDLTLELARAREELRRDPAIRAADAARLVRLYSRGVDPTHPRLRLDIAGGAPLPPTLIQAGGGEFLLADSRHLATDIRAAGGRCTLQVWPDQVHVFQALPRLTPEAAKAMKHVARFIADTLHDNTIESVTGKAG is encoded by the coding sequence ATGACGGAGTCAATGCCGACTCGCGGATCGCTGCGATCGCGTTCGGCCGCGCTGGTGAGCATGGCGACATTGCGACAGGTCAGCGCGGTGCTGCCGCCCGAGCGAGCCTGGGGTTTGTGGGCGTCGCGACGGATCATCGCCGGCATCATGGATGCCTTCGGACCTTCACTGGCCGGGACCCACATCGAGCACATCGACGTGCATCACGATGGGCGTCGCGTGGTCGGTGAGTGGGTGCGCGCCCCCGGCGTCTCGACGCGCCGGGGCGCCATCTACTTCGTGCACGGCAGCGGCTTCGCGTTGTGCTCGCCGCGCACCCATCGCCGCCTTACGGCCTGGCTCTCTCGTCTGACCGGACTTCCCGTCTTCACCATCGACTACCGGCTTGCACCGCGCTACCGCTTCCCCACCGCCGCCGACGACGTCCGGGCGGGCTGGGACTGGCTGACCGCGCAGGTGCCCGCGGAAAGCGTTGTGATCGCCGGGGATTCGGCGGGCGGACATCTGTCGGTGGATCTACTGTTGCAGCCCGACGTGGCCGCGCGTGGCCCGGCGGCGCTGGTGCTGTTCTCCCCGCTGATCGACCTGACTCTCGAACTTGCCCGTGCGCGTGAGGAACTGCGCCGCGACCCGGCCATCCGTGCCGCCGACGCCGCCCGTCTGGTTCGGCTCTACAGCAGGGGCGTCGACCCCACCCATCCGCGGCTCAGGCTCGACATCGCCGGTGGAGCGCCGCTGCCACCCACGCTCATCCAGGCCGGCGGCGGCGAATTCCTGCTCGCCGACTCGCGTCACCTGGCCACCGACATTCGTGCCGCGGGGGGCCGCTGCACGTTGCAGGTATGGCCGGACCAAGTACACGTGTTCCAGGCACTGCCGCGGTTGACCCCCGAGGCTGCGAAGGCGATGAAGCACGTCGCGCGATTCATCGCCGACACGTTGCACGACAACACCATTGAGAGCGTCACAGGAAAGGCGGGCTGA
- a CDS encoding VOC family protein, producing MTTDVERALRFWRDGLGLSIIFDHEFRGDWPTLFDAKTDTLRSIFLGDPDVLETGIIELVVFDDPKPAAETGVGPATGFFLVSLSRDVAPTLERLAELGFTEGVRQIDVPAPRGKRVDMAVITAPDGVRVELIGPAR from the coding sequence GTGACCACCGATGTCGAACGCGCGCTGCGGTTCTGGCGGGACGGGTTGGGTCTGAGCATCATCTTCGACCACGAATTTCGCGGTGACTGGCCAACCCTGTTCGACGCCAAGACCGACACGCTCCGGTCGATCTTTCTCGGCGATCCAGACGTGCTCGAGACCGGAATCATCGAGCTCGTCGTGTTCGACGATCCAAAACCCGCGGCCGAGACGGGCGTCGGCCCCGCCACCGGATTCTTTCTCGTGTCACTGAGCCGCGACGTCGCGCCGACATTGGAACGTTTGGCCGAGTTGGGATTCACCGAGGGGGTCCGGCAGATCGACGTGCCCGCACCGCGGGGAAAGCGTGTGGATATGGCCGTAATCACCGCCCCGGACGGCGTTCGCGTCGAACTGATCGGACCGGCCCGATGA
- a CDS encoding flavin-containing monooxygenase: MTMARTQTHDTLIVGAGFSGLGAAIKLAQAGVKDVVIVERSDRVGGTWRDTSYPGASCDIPSLLYSFSFVKNPTWSRTYSPADEIRNHLEEMANRFDIRRQIQFGQEVTGLSFDETAGVWTASTPGRKRFRARTVILASGPLPDSSFPDIRGIDTYEGHKIHSARWDKDYDFTGKRVGVIGTGASAIQIIPELVKQAEFVKVYQRTPGWVLPRLDVATPPAVQAAFAKVPAVQQLARQALFWGHEASATALVWDTPLTSLVARLGKMHLRRQVKDPWLRRQLTPDFTPGCKRMLVSSDYYPALQRDNCKLIDWPIATMSPVGLRTSDGIEHHLDCIVFATGYDVHLTGPPFPVTGLGGRSLSTEWIDGAQAYKSASAHGYPNLFFMTGPNSGPGHNSLLVYIEGQLDYAVRGITTILDGDLRYLDVRQDVQQRYNERIQQRLTKTTWMSGCSSWYLTKDGRNVSMYPGFATQYLRQMRDFQYADYDAVEHAAVRVSSSA; encoded by the coding sequence ATGACCATGGCGAGAACACAGACCCACGACACTCTCATCGTCGGAGCCGGATTCAGCGGGCTCGGCGCCGCCATCAAGCTGGCCCAGGCCGGCGTCAAGGACGTCGTCATCGTGGAGCGCAGCGATCGGGTCGGCGGAACGTGGCGCGACACCAGTTATCCCGGTGCCAGCTGCGACATCCCGTCGCTGCTGTACTCGTTCTCGTTCGTCAAGAACCCGACCTGGTCGCGCACCTATTCGCCGGCCGACGAGATCCGCAACCATCTCGAGGAGATGGCCAACCGCTTCGACATCCGTCGCCAGATTCAGTTCGGCCAAGAAGTCACCGGGCTGTCGTTCGACGAGACCGCCGGAGTCTGGACCGCAAGCACGCCCGGCCGCAAGCGTTTTCGTGCGCGCACGGTGATCCTGGCGTCCGGGCCGCTGCCCGACTCCAGCTTCCCCGATATCCGGGGCATCGACACCTACGAGGGCCACAAGATCCATAGCGCCCGGTGGGACAAGGACTACGACTTCACCGGCAAGCGCGTCGGCGTGATCGGCACCGGCGCCAGCGCGATCCAGATCATTCCCGAACTGGTCAAGCAGGCCGAATTCGTGAAGGTGTACCAGCGCACGCCGGGCTGGGTGCTCCCCCGCCTGGACGTCGCGACACCGCCCGCGGTTCAGGCGGCGTTCGCCAAAGTCCCTGCGGTGCAACAGCTTGCGCGTCAGGCGCTGTTCTGGGGGCATGAGGCGAGCGCGACGGCGCTGGTGTGGGACACTCCGCTGACGTCGCTGGTCGCCCGGCTGGGCAAGATGCACCTGCGCCGCCAGGTCAAGGACCCGTGGCTGCGGCGCCAACTGACGCCGGACTTCACCCCCGGCTGCAAGCGGATGCTGGTCTCCAGCGACTACTACCCCGCCCTGCAGCGCGACAACTGCAAGCTGATCGACTGGCCGATCGCGACGATGAGCCCGGTGGGCCTGCGCACCAGCGACGGCATCGAGCACCACCTGGACTGCATCGTCTTCGCCACCGGCTACGACGTGCATCTGACCGGCCCGCCATTCCCAGTGACCGGCCTGGGCGGTCGGTCGCTGAGCACCGAATGGATCGATGGCGCACAGGCTTACAAGAGCGCAAGTGCGCACGGCTACCCGAATCTGTTCTTCATGACCGGTCCGAACTCCGGCCCCGGGCACAACTCGCTGCTGGTCTACATCGAAGGCCAACTCGACTACGCGGTGCGCGGCATCACCACGATTCTGGACGGCGACCTGCGCTACCTCGATGTCCGCCAAGATGTGCAGCAGCGTTATAACGAGCGTATCCAGCAGCGGCTCACCAAGACGACCTGGATGTCGGGATGCAGCAGTTGGTATCTGACCAAGGACGGGCGCAACGTGTCGATGTACCCGGGATTCGCGACGCAGTATCTTCGACAGATGCGCGATTTCCAGTACGCCGACTACGACGCGGTCGAGCACGCCGCCGTACGTGTGAGTTCGTCCGCCTGA
- a CDS encoding SDR family NAD(P)-dependent oxidoreductase, whose product MIGPFGRSPKVSHHARAVVTGAGSGIGAAFAIELAKRGGRVVCSDIDEVAAKRTVTAITDRGGEAVAIACDVTQFDAVQDLATQSQSWFGAAPTLVINNAGVGSGGAPIGELPLDDWHWVLGINLWGPIHGSHVFAPILRNGESDVPRGIINVASAAAFGAAPGMGAYNVSKAGVLMLSETLAAEMSGTGVKVTVLCPTFVKTNIVEAGRIPDSTTQLANKIMRWTGLSPEKVAKTCLDTNDRGDLYCMPQIEAKIGWNVKRLVPGTFTRGMGLVGRIAPL is encoded by the coding sequence ATGATCGGGCCGTTCGGTAGATCACCCAAGGTGAGCCACCACGCGCGTGCGGTGGTCACCGGCGCCGGCAGTGGGATCGGCGCCGCGTTCGCGATCGAACTTGCAAAGCGCGGCGGCCGGGTGGTGTGCAGCGATATCGACGAGGTCGCGGCTAAGCGCACTGTCACGGCCATCACCGACCGTGGCGGCGAGGCCGTCGCCATCGCCTGCGACGTCACGCAATTCGACGCGGTCCAGGATCTCGCCACGCAATCGCAGTCGTGGTTCGGTGCCGCACCGACGCTCGTGATCAACAACGCGGGCGTCGGATCCGGCGGGGCCCCGATCGGCGAACTCCCCCTTGATGATTGGCACTGGGTGCTGGGCATCAATCTGTGGGGGCCAATTCACGGCTCGCATGTGTTCGCACCCATCCTGCGTAACGGTGAGTCCGATGTGCCGCGCGGAATAATCAACGTCGCCTCCGCGGCCGCCTTCGGCGCGGCTCCCGGCATGGGCGCCTACAACGTCAGCAAGGCCGGCGTGCTGATGCTGTCGGAGACGCTGGCGGCCGAAATGTCCGGAACCGGAGTCAAAGTCACCGTGCTGTGCCCGACCTTCGTCAAGACCAACATCGTCGAGGCCGGCCGCATCCCGGACAGCACGACTCAACTCGCGAACAAGATCATGCGCTGGACCGGCCTGTCGCCGGAGAAGGTCGCGAAGACCTGCCTGGACACCAACGACCGCGGCGACCTGTACTGCATGCCGCAGATCGAAGCCAAGATCGGCTGGAACGTCAAACGTCTGGTTCCCGGCACGTTCACCCGCGGGATGGGCCTCGTCGGCCGCATCGCCCCGCTCTGA
- a CDS encoding SDR family NAD(P)-dependent oxidoreductase yields MSAIVTGGASGIGAATADLLRAAGHEVVTWDLRGGDIDCDISDPVAVGAALEQTLARAGVPDRLVACAAMGASGMLLAQAPADWKRVIDVNLTGTWLTMRAVAQAMIDNGSGGSIVAVSSISGTVADRDMGAYCVSKAGVDMLIRVAASEWGPHAIRVNAVGPGVTRTPMLAGAEQLPGWLDALSERTALGRVGEAGDVAETVVGVLEMSWVTGQTVLADGGLALQSPIDTYGQVQRLRAKRR; encoded by the coding sequence ATGAGCGCCATAGTGACGGGCGGTGCGTCGGGCATCGGTGCCGCGACCGCGGACCTTCTCCGCGCGGCCGGTCACGAAGTCGTCACCTGGGATCTGCGTGGGGGCGACATCGACTGCGACATCAGCGATCCCGTGGCTGTGGGCGCGGCGCTGGAGCAGACGCTGGCGCGGGCGGGGGTACCCGACCGGTTGGTAGCTTGCGCGGCCATGGGCGCCTCCGGCATGTTGCTCGCGCAGGCTCCGGCCGACTGGAAGCGGGTCATCGACGTCAATCTCACCGGCACCTGGCTGACCATGCGCGCGGTCGCGCAGGCGATGATCGACAACGGCAGCGGCGGATCGATCGTGGCGGTGTCCAGCATCAGCGGGACGGTCGCCGACCGCGACATGGGCGCGTACTGCGTCTCCAAAGCCGGGGTCGACATGCTCATCCGCGTGGCCGCGAGTGAATGGGGGCCGCACGCGATCCGGGTCAACGCGGTCGGGCCCGGCGTCACCCGAACGCCGATGCTGGCCGGCGCCGAGCAGCTGCCCGGTTGGCTGGACGCCCTGAGCGAGCGGACGGCGCTCGGGCGCGTCGGGGAAGCGGGCGACGTTGCCGAAACGGTCGTCGGGGTGCTCGAAATGAGCTGGGTGACAGGGCAAACCGTGTTGGCCGATGGCGGCCTTGCCCTGCAGAGCCCGATCGACACCTACGGCCAGGTGCAACGGCTACGCGCCAAACGCCGCTAG